The following coding sequences are from one Nicotiana tabacum cultivar K326 chromosome 1, ASM71507v2, whole genome shotgun sequence window:
- the LOC107807132 gene encoding E3 ubiquitin-protein ligase At4g11680 isoform X3, with protein MASSLIGLHRKSQTNQFQLLMEQANNRSNDEHVIDITSSSDASSSSNPHDRPVNNLLHEQAEDQPSTSTAVPVSQHAFSSANRSNLRNSSFVRRGNGRSRHRSPLNSLLWISIELVLTVSQIIAAVVVLAMSRDEHPRAPLSQWIVGYASGCVAILPLLYWRFRHRNQNSDQDSSQQQQGASQTELSARPSSSTRSSEVEGRQTTGTASIGGQSSGLQSRRLKALVDYFKMALDCFFAVWFVVGNVWIFGGHSSSSEAPNLYRLCIVFLTFSCIGYAMPFILCATICCCLPCIISVMGFREDLTQNKGATPESINALPTYKFKVKKNKSGYKEAAEGGIVAAGTEKERVISGEDARPLSSKIIELRVFRKQPLYLHKVGVRFAYILPSPDPARGNTLGMLHLLGEVCEQ; from the exons ATGGCCAGTTCCTTGATAGGGCTACACCGGAAAAGCCAAACTAACCAGTTCCAATTATTAATGGAGCAAGCAAATAACCGTAGCAATGATGAGCATGTCATTGACATAACGAGTAGCAGCGATGCATCCTCATCAAGCAACCCCCATGATAGACCAGTCAATAACTTGCTGCATGAACAAGCTGAAGATCAGCCATCAACAAGCACAGCAGTGCCTGTCTCACAACATGCATTTTCTTCTGCTAATAGATCAAACTTGAGGAACTCATCATTTGTTCGAAGAGGAAATGGGCGTAGCCGCCATCGGAGTCCTCTGAATTCCTTGCTATGGATATCCATTGAATTAGTCTTGACAGTGAGCCAAATAATTGCAGCAGTTGTAGTGTTGGCCATGTCAAGGGATGAGCACCCACGTGCTCCACTATCCCAATGGATCGTCGGTTATGCATCTGGGTGTGTAGCAATTCTCCCTCTTCTCTATTGGCGTTTTCGTCACAGAAACCAGAATTCAGATCAGGATTCATCTCAGCAGCAACAGGGTGCTTCGCAGACTGAACTCTCAGCCAGACCTTCATCGAGTACAAGGAGTTCAGAAGTTGAAGGTCGTCAGACAACTGGTACAGCTTCTATAGGTGGTCAAAGTAGTGGACTACAGAGCAGAAG GTTAAAGGCACTCGTTGACTACTTTAAAATGGCACTAGATTGCTTTTTTGCAGTGTGGTTTGTGGTTGGCAATGTCTGGATATTTGGCGGACACTCTTCTTCCTCTGAGGCTCCTAACTTGTACAG GTTGTGTATAGTATTTCTAACCTTTAGCTGTATCGGGTATGCGATGCCATTTATTCTATGTGCAACAATCTGCTGCTGCCTCCCCTGCATTATTTCAGTCATGGGCTTCAGAGAAGATCTGACTCAAAACAAAGGAGCCACACCAGAATCAATTAATGCTCTTCCGACCTATAAATTTAAggtaaagaaaaacaaaagtggcTACAAAGAGGCTGCTGAAGGTGGGATTGTGGCTGCAGGAACAGAAAAGGAGCGTGTCATATCAGGAGAAGATGCG AGGCCATTGTCTTCCAAAATTATTGAGCTGAGGGTcttccggaaacagcctctctaccttcacaaggtaggggttaggtttgcgtacatactaccctccccagaccccgctCGTGGGAATAcgctgg GCATGTTGCATTTGCTTGGCGAAGTATGTGAACAATGA
- the LOC107807132 gene encoding E3 ubiquitin-protein ligase At1g12760 isoform X1, with the protein MASSLIGLHRKSQTNQFQLLMEQANNRSNDEHVIDITSSSDASSSSNPHDRPVNNLLHEQAEDQPSTSTAVPVSQHAFSSANRSNLRNSSFVRRGNGRSRHRSPLNSLLWISIELVLTVSQIIAAVVVLAMSRDEHPRAPLSQWIVGYASGCVAILPLLYWRFRHRNQNSDQDSSQQQQGASQTELSARPSSSTRSSEVEGRQTTGTASIGGQSSGLQSRRLKALVDYFKMALDCFFAVWFVVGNVWIFGGHSSSSEAPNLYRLCIVFLTFSCIGYAMPFILCATICCCLPCIISVMGFREDLTQNKGATPESINALPTYKFKVKKNKSGYKEAAEGGIVAAGTEKERVISGEDARPLSSKIIELRVFRKQPLYLHKACCICLAKYVNNDELRELPCSHFFHKDCVDKWLKINNTCPLCKAEVGETLLSSLTEATANLRQSSAF; encoded by the exons ATGGCCAGTTCCTTGATAGGGCTACACCGGAAAAGCCAAACTAACCAGTTCCAATTATTAATGGAGCAAGCAAATAACCGTAGCAATGATGAGCATGTCATTGACATAACGAGTAGCAGCGATGCATCCTCATCAAGCAACCCCCATGATAGACCAGTCAATAACTTGCTGCATGAACAAGCTGAAGATCAGCCATCAACAAGCACAGCAGTGCCTGTCTCACAACATGCATTTTCTTCTGCTAATAGATCAAACTTGAGGAACTCATCATTTGTTCGAAGAGGAAATGGGCGTAGCCGCCATCGGAGTCCTCTGAATTCCTTGCTATGGATATCCATTGAATTAGTCTTGACAGTGAGCCAAATAATTGCAGCAGTTGTAGTGTTGGCCATGTCAAGGGATGAGCACCCACGTGCTCCACTATCCCAATGGATCGTCGGTTATGCATCTGGGTGTGTAGCAATTCTCCCTCTTCTCTATTGGCGTTTTCGTCACAGAAACCAGAATTCAGATCAGGATTCATCTCAGCAGCAACAGGGTGCTTCGCAGACTGAACTCTCAGCCAGACCTTCATCGAGTACAAGGAGTTCAGAAGTTGAAGGTCGTCAGACAACTGGTACAGCTTCTATAGGTGGTCAAAGTAGTGGACTACAGAGCAGAAG GTTAAAGGCACTCGTTGACTACTTTAAAATGGCACTAGATTGCTTTTTTGCAGTGTGGTTTGTGGTTGGCAATGTCTGGATATTTGGCGGACACTCTTCTTCCTCTGAGGCTCCTAACTTGTACAG GTTGTGTATAGTATTTCTAACCTTTAGCTGTATCGGGTATGCGATGCCATTTATTCTATGTGCAACAATCTGCTGCTGCCTCCCCTGCATTATTTCAGTCATGGGCTTCAGAGAAGATCTGACTCAAAACAAAGGAGCCACACCAGAATCAATTAATGCTCTTCCGACCTATAAATTTAAggtaaagaaaaacaaaagtggcTACAAAGAGGCTGCTGAAGGTGGGATTGTGGCTGCAGGAACAGAAAAGGAGCGTGTCATATCAGGAGAAGATGCG AGGCCATTGTCTTCCAAAATTATTGAGCTGAGGGTcttccggaaacagcctctctaccttcacaag GCATGTTGCATTTGCTTGGCGAAGTATGTGAACAATGATGAGCTGAGGGAGTTACCCTGTTCTCATTTCTTCCACAAGGACTGCGTGGATAAGTGGCTGAAAATCAACAACACATGTCCGCTTTGCAAAGCTGAGGTCGGTGAGACCCTTTTGAGCTCTCTTACTGAAGCAACTGCAAATTTGCGTCAGAGTTCTGCATTTTAA
- the LOC107807132 gene encoding E3 ubiquitin-protein ligase At1g12760 isoform X2 yields MASSLIGLHRKSQTNQFQLLMEQANNRSNDEHVIDITSSSDASSSSNPHDRPVNNLLHEQAEDQPSTSTAVPVSQHAFSSANRSNLRNSSFVRRGNGRSRHRSPLNSLLWISIELVLTVSQIIAAVVVLAMSRDEHPRAPLSQWIVGYASGCVAILPLLYWRFRHRNQNSDQDSSQQQQGASQTELSARPSSSTRSSEVEGRQTTGTASIGGQSSGLQSRRLKALVDYFKMALDCFFAVWFVVGNVWIFGGHSSSSEAPNLYRLCIVFLTFSCIGYAMPFILCATICCCLPCIISVMGFREDLTQNKGATPESINALPTYKFKVKKNKSGYKEAAEGGIVAAGTEKERVISGEDAACCICLAKYVNNDELRELPCSHFFHKDCVDKWLKINNTCPLCKAEVGETLLSSLTEATANLRQSSAF; encoded by the exons ATGGCCAGTTCCTTGATAGGGCTACACCGGAAAAGCCAAACTAACCAGTTCCAATTATTAATGGAGCAAGCAAATAACCGTAGCAATGATGAGCATGTCATTGACATAACGAGTAGCAGCGATGCATCCTCATCAAGCAACCCCCATGATAGACCAGTCAATAACTTGCTGCATGAACAAGCTGAAGATCAGCCATCAACAAGCACAGCAGTGCCTGTCTCACAACATGCATTTTCTTCTGCTAATAGATCAAACTTGAGGAACTCATCATTTGTTCGAAGAGGAAATGGGCGTAGCCGCCATCGGAGTCCTCTGAATTCCTTGCTATGGATATCCATTGAATTAGTCTTGACAGTGAGCCAAATAATTGCAGCAGTTGTAGTGTTGGCCATGTCAAGGGATGAGCACCCACGTGCTCCACTATCCCAATGGATCGTCGGTTATGCATCTGGGTGTGTAGCAATTCTCCCTCTTCTCTATTGGCGTTTTCGTCACAGAAACCAGAATTCAGATCAGGATTCATCTCAGCAGCAACAGGGTGCTTCGCAGACTGAACTCTCAGCCAGACCTTCATCGAGTACAAGGAGTTCAGAAGTTGAAGGTCGTCAGACAACTGGTACAGCTTCTATAGGTGGTCAAAGTAGTGGACTACAGAGCAGAAG GTTAAAGGCACTCGTTGACTACTTTAAAATGGCACTAGATTGCTTTTTTGCAGTGTGGTTTGTGGTTGGCAATGTCTGGATATTTGGCGGACACTCTTCTTCCTCTGAGGCTCCTAACTTGTACAG GTTGTGTATAGTATTTCTAACCTTTAGCTGTATCGGGTATGCGATGCCATTTATTCTATGTGCAACAATCTGCTGCTGCCTCCCCTGCATTATTTCAGTCATGGGCTTCAGAGAAGATCTGACTCAAAACAAAGGAGCCACACCAGAATCAATTAATGCTCTTCCGACCTATAAATTTAAggtaaagaaaaacaaaagtggcTACAAAGAGGCTGCTGAAGGTGGGATTGTGGCTGCAGGAACAGAAAAGGAGCGTGTCATATCAGGAGAAGATGCG GCATGTTGCATTTGCTTGGCGAAGTATGTGAACAATGATGAGCTGAGGGAGTTACCCTGTTCTCATTTCTTCCACAAGGACTGCGTGGATAAGTGGCTGAAAATCAACAACACATGTCCGCTTTGCAAAGCTGAGGTCGGTGAGACCCTTTTGAGCTCTCTTACTGAAGCAACTGCAAATTTGCGTCAGAGTTCTGCATTTTAA